In Streptomyces sp. HUAS ZL42, the DNA window GCTACATCGGCGTCAACCTGCCGGAGGCATACGGCGGCGGAGGCGGCGGCATCGCAGAACTCTCCATCGTCCTGGAAGAACTGGGCGCGGCAGGAGCCCCCCTCCTGATGATGATCGTGTCGCCCGCGATCTGCGGCACGGTGATCGCCCGCTTCGGCACGGACGCCCAAAAACAGCACTGGCTCCCCGCCCTGGCGGACGGCACCCGCACCATGGCCTTCGGCATCACCGAACCCGACGCCGGCTCCAACTCCCACCGCATCACCACCACCGCCCGCCGCGACGGCGACAGCGGCGACTGGCTGCTCACGGGCCGCAAAGTCTTCGTCTCCGGCGTCGACATCGCCGACGCCACCCTCATCGTCGGCCGCACCGAAGACGCTCGCACCGGCACCCTCAAGCCCTGCCTGTTCATCGTCCCGCGCGACGCGGACGGCTTCACCCGCCGCCCCATCGACATGGAACTCAACGCGGCGGAGAAGCAGTTCGAGCTGGTCCTGGACGACGTACGGCTGCCCGCCGACGCGCTGGTCGGCGACGAGGACGCGGGTCTGCTCCAGCTGTTCGCAGGCCTCAACCCCGAGCGCATCATGACCGCGGCCTTCGCGATCGGCATGGGGCGGTACGCCCTCGCACGGGCCGTCGAGTACGCCCGCGACCGCACCGTCTGGAAGACCCCCATCGGCGCCCACCAGGCCATCGCGCACCCCCTCGCCCAGGCCCACATCGATCTCGAACTGGCCCGTCTGATGATGCAGAAAGCGGCGCACCTGTACGACGCCGGGGACGACGTGGGGGCCGGTGAGGCCGCCAACATGGCGAAGTACGCGGCCGGGGAGGCCTGCGTGAAGGCGGTCGACCAGGCCGTGCAGACCCTCGGCGGCAACGGCCTCACGCGCGAGTTCGGCCTCGCCTCGTTGATAACGGCGTCCCGCGTGGCTCGTATAGCTCCGGTGAGCCGGGAGATGATTCTCAACTACGTCTCCCACCAGACCCTGGGCCTGCCCAAGTCGTACTAGGCCGTTGCCGCAGGCCGCGATTCGGCGCACACCGTCGTGCGAGGAGGAACCGATGTTCCGCAGCGAGTACGCAGACGTCCAGCCCGTAGAACTCCCCATCCATGACGCCGTCCTCGGCCGGGCCGCCGAGTTCGGTGACGCGCCCGCGCTGATCGACGGCACGGACGGCACCACCCTCACGTACGAACAACTCGACCGGTTCCACCGGCGGATCGCCGCCGCGCTCGCCGAGGCGGGCGTGCGCAAGGGAGACGTTCTCGCCCTGCACAGCCCGAACACGATCGCCTTCCCGGCCGCCTTCTACGCGGCCACGCGCGCGGGTGCCTCCGTCACCACCGTGCACCCGCTGGCCACGCCCGAGGAGTTCGCCAAGCAGCTCGGCGACTCCGCCGCCCGCTGGATCGTCACCGTCTCACCGCTGCTCGAGACCGCCCGCAGGGCCGCCGAACTCGCGGGCGGCGTCGAGGAGATCTTCGTCTGCGACAGCGCGCCCGGACACCGCTCGCTGATCGACATGCTGGCGTCGGCCGCCCCCGAACCGCAGGTCGACATCGACCCCGTGGAGGACGTGGCCGCACTCCCGTACTCGTCGGGGACCACCGGCATCCCCAAGGGCGTGATGCTCACGCACCGGCAGATAGCCACCAACCTCGCCCAGCTCGAACCCGCCATCTCCGCCGGGCCCGGCGACCGCATCCTCGCCGTGCTGCCGTTCTTCCACATCTACGGCCTGACGGCACTGATGAACGCGCCCCTCCGGCGCGGCGCCACCGTCGTCGTACTGACCCGCTTCGAGCTGGAGACCTTCCTCGCGGCCATCCAGAACCACCGCATCACCGGCCTGTACGTGGCCCCGCCGATCGTCCTCGCCCTGGCCAAGCACCCGGCCGTCGCGCAGTACGACCTGTCGTCGCTGAAGTACATCATCAGCGCCGCCGCCCCGCTGGACGCCGAGCTCGCGGCCGCCTGCTCGAGCCGCCTCGACCTGCCGCCCGTCGGACAGGCCTACGGCATGACGGAACTGTCGCCCGGCACGCACGTCGTACCGCTCGACGCCATGCGCGACGCCCCTCCCGGCACGGTCGGCAGGCTCATCGCCGGCACCGAGATGCGCATCGTCTCCCTCGACGACCCCGACAAGGACCTCGGCGTCGGCGAGGCCGGAGAGATCCTCATCCGCGGCCCCCAGGTCATGAAGGGCTACCTGAACCGCCCCGACGCCACCGCCGGGATGATCGACCCGGACGGCTGGCTGCACACCGGCGACGTCGGCCATGTCGACGCCGGCGGCTGGCTGTTCGTCGTCGACAGGGTCAAGGAACTCATCAAGTACAAGGGCTTCCAGGTGGCCCCGGCGGAGCTCGAAGCCCTGCTCCTCACCCACCCCGGAATCGCCGACGCCGCCGTCATCGGCGTCTACAACGACGAGGGCAACGAAGTCCCGCGCGCGTACGTCGTCCGCCAGCCCTCCGCGACCGACCTCTCCGAGGGAGAGGTCATGATGTACGTCGCCGAACGCGTCGCCCCCTACAAGCGGATCCGGCAGGTCACCTTCATCGACGGGGTGCCGCGGGCCGCCTCCGGGAAGATCCTGCGCCGGCAACTCCGGGAGCTCACGTGACGACACTGATCGGCCGCACGCGCGCGCGGGGCATCGAGACCCTCGGCCTCGACTCGCCGGACAACCGCAACGCCCTGTCCGCGGCGCTCGTCGGCGAACTGGCCGACGCCCTGGCCGACTGCGGCAAGGACACCGACGTGCGCGCGGTCGTCCTCACCCACACCGGCAACACCTTCTGCGCGGGCGCCGACCTGCGCGACCCCCCGCACCCCGACGCCCTGGTGGGGCTGCTCCGGCAGATCGTCGAACTGCGCAAACCCGTCGTCGCCCGGGTCGCCGGGCACGTCCGCGCGGGCGGCCTCGGCCTGCTGGGCGCCTGCGACATCGCGGCCGCGTCGGCGGCGTCCACGTTCGCGTTCACGGAGGTACGGATCGGGGTGGCCCCGGCGGTGATCTCACTGCCGCTGCTGCCCCGCACCGACCCGCGGGCCCTCGCCCGCTACTACCTCACCGGCGAGCGCTTCGACGCGGCCGAGGCCGCCCGCATCGGCCTGATCACGGCGGCGGCGAAGGACCCGGACGACGTGGACGCCGTACTGGCCCCCGTCCTCGACGGCTTGCGCAAGGCCGCCCCCCAGGGCCTGGCCGAGACGAAACAGCTGCTCACGGCTAGGGTGCTGGAGGCATTCGACCGGGACGCGGCCGACCTCACCGCGCTCTCGGCCCGGCTGTTCTCCTCCCCGCAGGCACGCGAGGGGATGACGGCCTTCCTTGAACGACGGGATCCCACATGGGTGCTGTGACCACAGAAGAGCGCGTCGAGCGCGTCCCCAAGCAGGACCGCAGCCGGGCCACCCGGCAGCGGCTCCTGGAGGCCGCCGTGGCCTGCCTCGCCGAACACGGCTGGGCGGGCTCCACGGTCTCCGTCGTCGCCGAACGCGCCGGCGTCTCCCGCGGTGCCGCCCAGCACCACTTCCCGACTCGCGAGGACCTCTTCACGGCCGCCGTGGAGTACGTCGCCGAGGAACGCTCCACCGCCCTGCGCGCCCTGTTCCCGCAGGGCGCGGCCGGGGACCGGCGGGCGGTGGTGGCGGCCCTCGTCGACCTCTACACCGGCCCGCTCTTCCGCGCCGCCCTGCACCTGTGGGTCGCCGCCTCCAACGAGGAGCAGCTGCGGCCGCGCGTCACGGAACTTGAGGCCCGCGTCGGCCGCGAGACCCACCGCATAGCCGTGGACCTGCTGGGCGCCGACGAGTCCAGACCCGGCGTGCGGGAGACGGTGCAGGGAGTGCTGGACATGGCCCGGGGGCTCGGCCTGGCGAACCTGCTCACGGACGACGGGGCGAGGCGGGAGCGGGTGGTGACGCAGTGGGCGGCGCTGCTGGAGGAGACGCTGGGCTGAGGTGTGGCCGTGCAGGGTCCGGCCAGGCAGGGTCCGGCACGTCCCGGCTCATGGGCTTTCCCGGCTCATGGGCTTTCCCGGCTATGGACTTTCCCGGCTCATGGACTGAGCCGCTCCACCCGCCAGCTCCCGTCCGCCTCCGCGACGTACCGCAGTCGGTCGTGCAGCCGGTTCTCGCGCCCCTGCCAGAACTCCACCGACTGCGGGGCCACCCGGAAACCGCCCCAGTGCGGCGGCACCGGCACCTGCTCGCCCTCCGGATAGCGGGCTTCGAGTTCGGCATACGCGGCGTCGAGGTCGGTGCGCGTGGCGATCACCGAGGACTGGGCGCTGGCCCAGGCGCCGAGCTGGGAGCCGTGCGGCCGGGTGCGGAAGTAGGCGGCGGTCTCGTCGCGGCCGGTGCGCCGGGCGACGCCCAGGACGATGACCTGGCGGGCCATCGGGTGCCAGGGGAACAGCAGCGAGACGTACGGGTTCTCGGCGAGGTCGCGGGCCTTGCGGGAGTCGTAGTTGGTGTAGAAGACGAAGCCCTGCTCGTCGAACTGCTTCAGCAGCACCGTACGGGAGCTGGGCCGGCCCTCGGCGTCCGCCGTGGAGACGACCATGGCGTTCGGCTCGAACAGGTGTGCCTCCGTCGCGGCCTGCTTGAACCAGCGCGCGAACTGCTCCACCGGAGTGGCGGCCAGGTCGGACTCGGCGAGGCCCTCGGCCCGGTAGTGCTTGCGCATGGAAGCGGGATCGAAGGCGAGGGCGTCGTGGTCGTTCACGTGGTCATCTTGCCGTATGAGCGCGCCCCGGCGGGGCCGTGTTCCGCAGCACACGGGTGGCACTCAGTGCCGCAAACTCTCCCCAAACGTGGCACTCGGGGATTATGGTGCTGTGGCCATCCCGGTTGGATGACCACCAGCCGCACCGGGCATCACCGGGGTGACCGCCCTCGACCGCGAGTCCTCGGCCGTGAGACCTCGACAACACGAGGCTTCGGACCCGACCGTGGATCCACGGGGCGCCATCCGTCGCACACAGCATGAGGAGCCGCCTGATGTCCGACTTCGTACCCGGACTCGAAGGAGTCATCGCGTTCGAAACGGAGATCGCCGAACCGGACAAGGAAGGCGGCGCACTCCGGTACCGGGGCGTCGACATCGAGGACCTCGTCGGCCACGTCTCGTTCGGCAACGTCTGGGGCCTGCTCGTCGACGGCGCCTTCAACCCCGGCCTGCCGCCCGCCGAACCGTTCCCGATCCCGGTGCACTCCGGCGACATCCGGGTCGACGTGCAGTCGGCACTGGCCATGCTGGCGCCCGTCTGGGGCCTGCGCCCCCTCCTCGACATCGACGAGGCCCAGGCCCGCGAGGACCTCGCCCGCGCCGCCGTCATGGCCCTCTCCTACGTCGCCCAGTCCGCCCGCGGCCAGGGCCTGCCCATGGTCCCGCAGCGCGAGATCGACAAGGCCCAGTCCGTCGTCGAACGCTTCATGATCCGCTGGCGCGGGGAGCCGGACCCCAAGCACGTGGCCGCCGTGGATGCCTACTGGACGTCCGCCGCCGAGCACGGCATGAACGCCTCCACCTTCACGGCCCGCGTCATCGCCTCCACCGGCGCCGACGTCGCGGCCGCACTGTCGGGCGCCGTGGGAGCCATGTCCGGCCCCCTGCACGGCGGCGCCCCCTCCCGCGTCCTCGGCATGATCGAGGAGATCGAACGTACCGGCGACGCCGAGGCGTACGTCAAACAGGCCCTGGACCGCGGCGAACGCCTCATGGGCTTCGGCCACCGCGTCTACCGCGCCGAGGACCCCCGCGCACGGGTCCTGCGCCGCACCGCCCGCGAACTCGGCGCTCCCCGCTTCGAGATCGCCGAGGCCCTGGAGAAGGCAGCCCTGGAGGAACTCCACAACCGCCGCCCGGACCGCGTCCTCGCGACGAACGTCGAGTTCTGGGCGGCCATCGTCCTGGACTTCGCGGAGGTCCCGGCCCACATGTTCACGTCCATGTTCACCTGCGCCCGCACGGCAGGCTGGTCGGCCCACATCCTGGAACAGAAGCGCACAGGCCGCCTGGTCCGCCCCTCGGCCCGTTACGTCGGCCCGAGCGCCCGCGACCCGAGGGACATCGAGGGCTACGGGGACATCGCGCACTGACGCTTAGTCCCGCGGCATGCAGACGGCCCGTGGGCTTGGGTCCTCGCGAGGAGGAGCCGGCCGGACGTACCGGCAAGCCCACGGGCCGGGTGACTGCGTTGGATTGGCCGGCTGCGTGTGTCTCGCACACGCTGGTCCGGCGCCGAACCGAGTACGACGGCGGGCCGCTAGCCCGCAGCCACCTCTTCCGTCCGGTATGCATACATCTGCCGAACCACCTCCTCTCCGAAGTACCAGCCACCTTAAGAACCGTTCTCCGGCCGATCAACCGTTTTTCGGAACGTTGACGCGCGCGGGCGTGCGCGGTTCGCTTTCGGGGTGACTGATCTTCGTATCGAGGCCGTGGTTGGCGACAGCATGCTCGAGGAGTGGCGGCACGTGCACAACGTGATCGTGCCGCCCGCCGCGATGTCCCTCGACGAGGTGCGTGCGCGCGGCGGGCGCAATCACCTGGTGAACGCGTACTTCGGTGACGTGCTCGTCGGGTGTTCGACGGTGCGGCCGCTCCAGGGGGAGGAGGCGGTGGCGACGGTCATCGCGCGGGTGCTGCCCGGGTTCCGGAGACGCGGATACGGCACGGCCCTGTACGAGAGAGGACTGGAGCACGCGCGCGTGCTCGGTGCGCGGGCGGTCGAGACCTGCGTGCTGGCCGTCAACGAGGACGGCTTGAACTTCGCCCGAGCGCGCGGTTTCGTCGAGACCGAGCGGTATGTGCTGCCCGGGGAGAGCGATCTGTGGATCGACCTGCGGTTGGCGGCCGAGGAGCCGTAGGCGGGAGCCGTCCCGGTGACGCGATCTACAACGATTCCCCGGCAATCTTGCGGGAACCATGTGTGTGCTGCGTCACGTTCGAGTTGAATGATTGCAAGTGAGTGAACCGACGCGCAGTAGGTGCGGACGCAGCCTGCAGGGGGTTCAGGTGAGTGCTTCCCGGCGTAGTGGGACCACCGACGAGCTGGGGCCGGACGAGCCCGAGCAGCCCGAGCGGGATGCTTCGGACGGCTCCGGCTCGGACCTGCTCGCCGCGCTCCTCGACGGCATGGACGCGGCGCTGTGCGCCTTCGACGCCGACGGTGTCGTGACCCATTGGAACCGCGAGGCCGAGCGGATCCTCGGCTGGGCCGCGGACGAGGCGGTCGGGCGCCAGGGGTTCGCGGGCTGGGCCGTGCGCAGCGCGGACGCCGCGGAGGTCGAGGGGCGGCTCATGTCCGCCATGCAGTCGCCCGGCCGGCAGGTGCACGAGTTCGCGTTGCTGACGAAGGACGGCGGGCGCGTGCTCGTACGGACCCAGTCCGCTGCCGTGCACGGACCCGACGGGAAGCCCGCGGGCGTTTACTGCGCGTTCAGCGAGGTGCACGCGCAGATCGACCTGGAGCGGTCCATCGCGCTGAGCGAGGCGCTGTTCGAGGACGCGAGCTGGGGTGTCGTACTCGTCGATGTCGACCTGCGGCCCGCTGTCGTCAACGCGCACGCTGCGCGGGCGCTCGGCACGGGGCGTACGGCCGTACTGGGCCGGCCGCTGGGCGAACTGCTCTCGCAGGGCGTCGAGGAGCTCGAGAACGCCCTCACGCACGTCCTCGCGGAGGGCGCGCCGCCCGCGCCCGCCGAGATCTGGGTGAGCGTGCGCAGCCCTGAGGGCGAGAAGCGGCGCTGCTGGCGCAGCGGGTTCCTGCGGCTGGCCTCACCGCTCGCGGAGGAGCCGGTGCCGCTCGGGGTCGGCTGGCTGTTCCAGGACATCACCGAGACCAAGCAGGGCGAGCAGGACGCGGCGCTGCTGCGCTTCCGCAGCAATCAGCTGCACCGCGCGGCGCGTGCCGCCGCCGAGTGCGAGGACCCGGGGGAGGCGGCCACCGTCCACCTCGACTTCGCGCTCGCCGGGTTCGCCGACCACGCCCTCGTCGACCGTGTGGCGGGCGCCGCGGTGGCCGACGGGGAGGCGAGCGGGCCGGTACGGCTGGTGCGGATCGCGGCCACCCCGTCCGGGGCGCCGGGGCCGAGCACTCTCGACGGCCGGGCCGGGCTGCCCGTGCGGTACGGCGACGGGCATCCGGCGCTGCAGTGCGTGGAGCGCGCCGGGTCCGTCCGGGCCAGCATCGGCACCGTGCCGGCCGAGCACGCGCGGGAGTGGGCCAAGGCCCGGCAGTGGCCGCAGGACACGGTGCACGCCTTGTGCGCGGTGCTGCGCAGCCGGGGGCGGACGCTCGGCGTCGTGACGTTCCTGCGCGGCGGCGGACGCAGCGCGTTCGAACGGTCCGACACGACGTACGCCGAGGACGTCGCCGTACGGATCGCGGTGGCGCTGGATCTGGCGGGGCTGGTGGAGCGGGAGTAGGGCGGCCGGCGGCGGGGCGGGTCGAAGCAGGTCGAGCGAAGGTCACTGCGGTTCGGCAGCGCCCTGAAGGGGCGCGGGGAACTGCGCGACCAGCCACGACGGTGCGGCAGACGATCGACGGCACATCGCGGCGATTCCGGCGGAGCGCTCAGCGCTGGTAGAAGATCCGGTCGCCGTACTCCTCCATCACGCGGCGGTTCCACTCGTGGCCGCCGTCGACGTTGCCGGAGCGCAGGAGCGGGGGTTCGATGCCGCGGTCGGCCAGGATGCCTGCCGTGGTGGCCATGACCGCCTG includes these proteins:
- a CDS encoding PAS domain-containing protein, which produces MSASRRSGTTDELGPDEPEQPERDASDGSGSDLLAALLDGMDAALCAFDADGVVTHWNREAERILGWAADEAVGRQGFAGWAVRSADAAEVEGRLMSAMQSPGRQVHEFALLTKDGGRVLVRTQSAAVHGPDGKPAGVYCAFSEVHAQIDLERSIALSEALFEDASWGVVLVDVDLRPAVVNAHAARALGTGRTAVLGRPLGELLSQGVEELENALTHVLAEGAPPAPAEIWVSVRSPEGEKRRCWRSGFLRLASPLAEEPVPLGVGWLFQDITETKQGEQDAALLRFRSNQLHRAARAAAECEDPGEAATVHLDFALAGFADHALVDRVAGAAVADGEASGPVRLVRIAATPSGAPGPSTLDGRAGLPVRYGDGHPALQCVERAGSVRASIGTVPAEHAREWAKARQWPQDTVHALCAVLRSRGRTLGVVTFLRGGGRSAFERSDTTYAEDVAVRIAVALDLAGLVERE
- a CDS encoding citrate synthase 2 translates to MSDFVPGLEGVIAFETEIAEPDKEGGALRYRGVDIEDLVGHVSFGNVWGLLVDGAFNPGLPPAEPFPIPVHSGDIRVDVQSALAMLAPVWGLRPLLDIDEAQAREDLARAAVMALSYVAQSARGQGLPMVPQREIDKAQSVVERFMIRWRGEPDPKHVAAVDAYWTSAAEHGMNASTFTARVIASTGADVAAALSGAVGAMSGPLHGGAPSRVLGMIEEIERTGDAEAYVKQALDRGERLMGFGHRVYRAEDPRARVLRRTARELGAPRFEIAEALEKAALEELHNRRPDRVLATNVEFWAAIVLDFAEVPAHMFTSMFTCARTAGWSAHILEQKRTGRLVRPSARYVGPSARDPRDIEGYGDIAH
- the pdxH gene encoding pyridoxamine 5'-phosphate oxidase, whose protein sequence is MRKHYRAEGLAESDLAATPVEQFARWFKQAATEAHLFEPNAMVVSTADAEGRPSSRTVLLKQFDEQGFVFYTNYDSRKARDLAENPYVSLLFPWHPMARQVIVLGVARRTGRDETAAYFRTRPHGSQLGAWASAQSSVIATRTDLDAAYAELEARYPEGEQVPVPPHWGGFRVAPQSVEFWQGRENRLHDRLRYVAEADGSWRVERLSP
- a CDS encoding 4-coumarate--CoA ligase family protein; amino-acid sequence: MFRSEYADVQPVELPIHDAVLGRAAEFGDAPALIDGTDGTTLTYEQLDRFHRRIAAALAEAGVRKGDVLALHSPNTIAFPAAFYAATRAGASVTTVHPLATPEEFAKQLGDSAARWIVTVSPLLETARRAAELAGGVEEIFVCDSAPGHRSLIDMLASAAPEPQVDIDPVEDVAALPYSSGTTGIPKGVMLTHRQIATNLAQLEPAISAGPGDRILAVLPFFHIYGLTALMNAPLRRGATVVVLTRFELETFLAAIQNHRITGLYVAPPIVLALAKHPAVAQYDLSSLKYIISAAAPLDAELAAACSSRLDLPPVGQAYGMTELSPGTHVVPLDAMRDAPPGTVGRLIAGTEMRIVSLDDPDKDLGVGEAGEILIRGPQVMKGYLNRPDATAGMIDPDGWLHTGDVGHVDAGGWLFVVDRVKELIKYKGFQVAPAELEALLLTHPGIADAAVIGVYNDEGNEVPRAYVVRQPSATDLSEGEVMMYVAERVAPYKRIRQVTFIDGVPRAASGKILRRQLRELT
- a CDS encoding GNAT family N-acetyltransferase, translated to MTDLRIEAVVGDSMLEEWRHVHNVIVPPAAMSLDEVRARGGRNHLVNAYFGDVLVGCSTVRPLQGEEAVATVIARVLPGFRRRGYGTALYERGLEHARVLGARAVETCVLAVNEDGLNFARARGFVETERYVLPGESDLWIDLRLAAEEP
- a CDS encoding TetR/AcrR family transcriptional regulator, giving the protein MGAVTTEERVERVPKQDRSRATRQRLLEAAVACLAEHGWAGSTVSVVAERAGVSRGAAQHHFPTREDLFTAAVEYVAEERSTALRALFPQGAAGDRRAVVAALVDLYTGPLFRAALHLWVAASNEEQLRPRVTELEARVGRETHRIAVDLLGADESRPGVRETVQGVLDMARGLGLANLLTDDGARRERVVTQWAALLEETLG
- a CDS encoding enoyl-CoA hydratase family protein; its protein translation is MTTLIGRTRARGIETLGLDSPDNRNALSAALVGELADALADCGKDTDVRAVVLTHTGNTFCAGADLRDPPHPDALVGLLRQIVELRKPVVARVAGHVRAGGLGLLGACDIAAASAASTFAFTEVRIGVAPAVISLPLLPRTDPRALARYYLTGERFDAAEAARIGLITAAAKDPDDVDAVLAPVLDGLRKAAPQGLAETKQLLTARVLEAFDRDAADLTALSARLFSSPQAREGMTAFLERRDPTWVL
- a CDS encoding acyl-CoA dehydrogenase family protein — encoded protein: MTTLIESEEHKDLRAAVAAFAKRYGRDYITRVVEERTYPTELWQEAAKLGYIGVNLPEAYGGGGGGIAELSIVLEELGAAGAPLLMMIVSPAICGTVIARFGTDAQKQHWLPALADGTRTMAFGITEPDAGSNSHRITTTARRDGDSGDWLLTGRKVFVSGVDIADATLIVGRTEDARTGTLKPCLFIVPRDADGFTRRPIDMELNAAEKQFELVLDDVRLPADALVGDEDAGLLQLFAGLNPERIMTAAFAIGMGRYALARAVEYARDRTVWKTPIGAHQAIAHPLAQAHIDLELARLMMQKAAHLYDAGDDVGAGEAANMAKYAAGEACVKAVDQAVQTLGGNGLTREFGLASLITASRVARIAPVSREMILNYVSHQTLGLPKSY